One genomic window of Luteitalea pratensis includes the following:
- a CDS encoding sigma-54-dependent transcriptional regulator codes for MSTPTLLVIHPPTPSRDLLLDMAVRLGFALQVCDTGTEGLAAFRQRPPDTLVASLDVHDMEGMALVTSVRDEAPDLSLVLLTARASVESAVAAIRLGVYDYMREPLDVEKLRALLTDRFDDALRRRVRLFPAERSTGVSFHGMIGRSVPMQKLFRMLRTMAPHVRTALVSGETGTGKELVARALHQLGPRADRRFVVINCSAVVETLFESELFGHVRGAFTGATDAKPGLFELADGGTLFLDEVGELPSGVQAKLLRTIEFGEVHRVGSLEPRKVDVQVVAATNRDLEIECDEGRFRRDLYYRLNVVELHVPPLRDRREDIVYLANAFMRATAARLAKPLNGLTSGAERLLGEANWPGNVRELRNVIERACLMAEGRLVGELDVKASLPAQRPVPSPHAWRTPLAGPPLAVRPARREDDLEPLSDVEREHIMRALQHANGNKKKAALLLGVSRRALYRRLERLDLGVTIIRRGQGAA; via the coding sequence TTGAGCACACCGACCCTGCTGGTCATCCATCCGCCGACCCCGTCGCGGGACCTCCTGCTCGACATGGCGGTGCGCCTCGGGTTTGCCCTGCAGGTGTGCGACACCGGCACCGAAGGCCTCGCGGCGTTCCGTCAGCGGCCTCCCGATACGCTGGTCGCGTCGCTCGACGTCCATGACATGGAAGGCATGGCGCTGGTCACGAGCGTTCGCGACGAGGCACCCGATCTGTCACTGGTGCTCCTGACCGCGCGCGCCTCGGTGGAGTCGGCCGTTGCCGCCATCCGCCTCGGCGTCTACGACTACATGCGCGAGCCGCTCGACGTCGAGAAACTGCGCGCACTCCTGACCGATCGCTTCGACGATGCGTTGCGGCGCCGGGTCCGGCTGTTTCCGGCCGAACGGTCCACAGGGGTCTCGTTCCACGGCATGATCGGCCGATCCGTGCCGATGCAGAAGCTGTTCCGGATGCTGCGCACGATGGCGCCGCACGTGCGGACGGCCCTCGTCAGCGGCGAGACGGGCACCGGCAAGGAACTGGTCGCGCGTGCCTTGCATCAACTCGGTCCGCGTGCGGACCGGCGCTTCGTCGTCATCAACTGCTCGGCGGTCGTCGAGACCCTGTTCGAGAGCGAATTGTTCGGGCACGTGCGTGGCGCGTTCACCGGCGCGACCGACGCCAAGCCAGGACTGTTCGAGCTGGCCGACGGCGGCACGCTGTTCCTCGACGAGGTCGGGGAACTGCCGTCCGGCGTCCAGGCCAAGCTGCTGCGGACCATCGAGTTCGGCGAAGTGCACAGGGTCGGATCGCTCGAGCCGCGCAAGGTCGACGTGCAGGTAGTCGCGGCCACCAACCGCGACCTCGAAATCGAGTGCGACGAGGGACGTTTCCGCCGTGACCTGTATTACCGCCTCAACGTCGTCGAGCTGCACGTCCCGCCCCTGCGCGATCGCCGTGAAGACATCGTCTACCTTGCCAACGCCTTCATGCGGGCCACCGCAGCCCGCCTCGCGAAGCCGCTGAACGGGCTCACGTCGGGAGCCGAACGCCTGTTGGGCGAAGCCAACTGGCCAGGCAACGTCCGTGAGTTGCGCAATGTGATCGAGCGTGCCTGCCTCATGGCCGAGGGGAGGCTGGTCGGCGAACTCGACGTGAAGGCGAGCCTGCCGGCGCAACGTCCAGTCCCGTCGCCACATGCCTGGCGCACTCCGCTCGCTGGCCCTCCGCTGGCCGTCCGCCCCGCCCGCCGCGAGGACGACCTCGAGCCGCTGTCGGACGTGGAACGCGAGCACATCATGCGGGCGCTGCAGCATGCCAATGGCAACAAGAAGAAGGCGGCGTTGCTGCTCGGGGTGAGCCGGCGGGCGCTCTATCGCAGACTCGAACGCCTCGACCTCGGCGTCACCATCATCCGGCGTGGGCAGGGGGCAGCATGA
- a CDS encoding IS110 family transposase, giving the protein MGESTTFIGLDVHQASVTAAVWRPGAGAPEVGAAPVEVPKLVRWVQRLAAGGPVHVAYEAGPCGYPLVRALTRVGVHCTVVVPSLIPQAAGGRRQRIKTDRRDARQLVTYLRQGLLSAVTVPSEADEALRELVRCRQQLQRDVVRARHRVSKLLLRHDRRWTTTRPWTQAYRRWLRDLSWAEPGVALVCRTYLDALESAEARVRALDARLATWEVPAALAGPVAHLQCFRGIDRLHALTIAAETGDGRRFPSARGYMHYTGLTCWEWSSGARRRQGGISKMGNTHLRRVLVEAAWHYRTRPACGKGLRARQRGQPEAVCHLAWRAQERLHAKVRGLLGRGKRSTVAVTAGAGPPYEPSTFHLRQGYGGQVRSTGAGTRIEKPESPSAAPRNRDFPRDERTWHVPRRHAEAFQRLHRHVPSPQLSTLTLLSALLVAMNGCGGGTPPPRTSPAPRPSPPRAGTPPPIAAPVQSGEAAPLRIEVGPRGSGAFEDVGLEDYVRDVVVGELSIGAADAALAPAAYEAQAIVARTYALAGRRRHAAEGFDLCSTTHCQVFARNQWRRSRWASAVDAAVARTRGQYLESAGRPIEAVFHAHCGGHTSAAVDVWRSAGATYLRGIDDPYCLREQESAWTSTLDLEAVRLALNRRPRTEVGDRLDGVQVLRRDAGGRVVEVALTGSRAPVVTGEDFRLAIMAVAGPSSLRSARFEVERLGAQVRFTGRGSGHGVGLCQIGMIGRLRAGQTPAQVLLAYYPGAIITVAGT; this is encoded by the coding sequence ATGGGCGAGTCTACGACGTTCATCGGGTTGGATGTGCATCAGGCGAGCGTGACGGCAGCGGTGTGGCGCCCGGGCGCGGGCGCGCCGGAGGTGGGCGCGGCGCCAGTCGAGGTGCCGAAGCTGGTGCGGTGGGTGCAGCGCCTCGCGGCGGGTGGCCCGGTGCATGTGGCCTACGAGGCCGGCCCATGCGGCTATCCACTGGTGCGGGCGCTGACGCGCGTGGGCGTGCACTGCACGGTGGTGGTGCCCTCGCTGATTCCGCAGGCGGCGGGGGGGCGCCGCCAGCGCATCAAGACCGATCGGCGCGATGCGCGACAGCTCGTCACGTATCTGCGACAGGGCCTGCTGTCGGCCGTGACCGTGCCGAGCGAGGCCGACGAGGCGTTGCGCGAGCTGGTGCGGTGCCGGCAGCAACTCCAGCGCGATGTGGTGCGGGCCCGGCATCGCGTCAGCAAGTTGCTGTTGCGGCACGATCGGCGGTGGACGACGACGCGTCCGTGGACGCAGGCCTATCGGCGCTGGCTGCGGGATCTGTCGTGGGCCGAGCCCGGCGTCGCGCTGGTGTGTCGGACGTACCTGGATGCGCTCGAGAGTGCCGAGGCGCGCGTGCGGGCCCTGGATGCGCGACTGGCCACGTGGGAGGTGCCGGCGGCGCTGGCGGGCCCGGTGGCGCACCTGCAGTGTTTTCGCGGCATCGACCGCCTGCACGCGTTGACGATTGCGGCCGAAACCGGTGATGGGCGACGCTTCCCGAGCGCCCGGGGGTACATGCATTACACCGGCTTGACCTGTTGGGAGTGGTCGAGCGGCGCGCGCCGGCGGCAAGGCGGCATCAGTAAGATGGGCAATACGCATTTACGTCGGGTGTTGGTGGAAGCGGCGTGGCATTACCGGACCCGGCCGGCGTGTGGCAAAGGCCTGCGGGCCCGCCAGCGCGGGCAACCCGAGGCCGTGTGCCACCTCGCGTGGCGGGCGCAGGAGCGCCTCCACGCCAAGGTCCGGGGACTGCTGGGGCGCGGCAAACGCTCGACGGTGGCGGTGACCGCGGGGGCCGGTCCTCCATATGAGCCGTCGACCTTCCACCTTCGCCAAGGCTACGGTGGACAAGTCAGGTCGACCGGCGCTGGCACCAGGATCGAGAAGCCGGAATCGCCGTCCGCAGCGCCTCGGAATCGGGATTTCCCGCGCGATGAGCGAACATGGCACGTGCCGCGCCGTCATGCGGAAGCGTTCCAGCGCCTCCATCGTCATGTCCCATCGCCACAGCTCTCGACGCTGACGCTGTTGTCGGCCCTGCTCGTGGCGATGAACGGGTGCGGCGGCGGCACACCGCCGCCTAGGACGAGTCCGGCACCGCGACCGTCACCTCCCCGTGCAGGCACACCGCCGCCAATCGCCGCGCCCGTGCAATCCGGGGAAGCCGCGCCCCTGCGTATCGAAGTGGGGCCGCGCGGCAGCGGCGCGTTCGAGGACGTCGGGCTCGAGGACTATGTCCGGGACGTGGTCGTGGGCGAGTTGTCGATCGGTGCCGCGGACGCCGCGCTGGCGCCAGCCGCTTACGAGGCTCAGGCCATCGTCGCGCGCACCTACGCGCTGGCGGGACGGCGCCGCCATGCCGCCGAGGGCTTCGACCTGTGCTCGACGACGCATTGCCAGGTGTTTGCGCGCAACCAGTGGCGGCGGAGCCGATGGGCGTCTGCCGTGGATGCCGCCGTCGCGCGAACGCGCGGGCAGTACCTCGAAAGCGCAGGCAGGCCCATCGAGGCCGTCTTCCACGCGCATTGCGGCGGACACACCAGCGCGGCGGTGGACGTGTGGCGCAGTGCGGGCGCGACGTACCTGCGCGGCATCGACGATCCGTACTGCCTCCGTGAGCAGGAAAGCGCCTGGACGAGCACGCTGGACCTGGAAGCCGTGCGCCTGGCCCTGAACCGGCGGCCGCGGACTGAGGTCGGAGATCGACTCGACGGCGTGCAGGTGCTGCGACGCGATGCCGGCGGACGGGTCGTCGAAGTCGCGCTGACGGGGTCGCGGGCGCCGGTCGTGACGGGCGAAGACTTCCGGCTCGCGATCATGGCCGTCGCCGGACCGAGCAGCCTGCGCAGCGCACGCTTCGAGGTGGAGCGCCTGGGCGCGCAAGTGCGGTTCACGGGCCGCGGATCCGGCCACGGCGTCGGTCTCTGCCAGATCGGCATGATCGGCCGCCTGCGCGCGGGCCAGACGCCGGCACAGGTCCTGCTCGCCTACTACCCAGGGGCCATCATCACCGTCGCCGGGACCTGA
- a CDS encoding HAD family hydrolase, translating to MRPGLTLFIDADDTLWENNIYFDSVIDRTATRLTEYGVSTERTREALLAIERQRTRAHGYGSLNFGASLEVLCEHVGIGESLDQLRPFLRAEIAALRRKRLELLPDVPDTLAYLRRRHRVVLFTKGNHDEQWDKVVRSGLRDLFHQVDVVREKDQAAYADAARRLGARPQHAWMIGNSPKSDIMPARAAGFGAVFVPHPGTWALELTDLPETHDPGIRQVERFGELRDMF from the coding sequence GTGCGTCCAGGGCTGACGCTGTTCATCGACGCCGACGACACGCTCTGGGAGAACAACATCTACTTCGACTCCGTGATCGACCGGACGGCGACGCGGCTGACCGAGTACGGCGTGAGCACCGAGCGGACACGTGAGGCGTTGCTCGCCATCGAACGCCAGCGGACGCGCGCCCATGGCTACGGGTCACTCAACTTCGGAGCGTCGCTCGAGGTGCTCTGCGAGCATGTCGGCATCGGCGAATCGCTCGACCAGTTGCGGCCGTTCCTGCGTGCGGAGATCGCGGCGCTGCGACGCAAGCGGCTCGAGTTGTTGCCTGACGTCCCTGACACGCTTGCCTACCTGCGGCGGCGTCATCGCGTGGTGCTGTTCACCAAGGGCAACCACGACGAGCAGTGGGACAAGGTCGTCCGATCGGGCCTGCGTGACCTGTTCCATCAGGTCGATGTCGTGCGCGAGAAGGACCAGGCCGCCTACGCCGACGCCGCGCGCCGGCTCGGCGCGCGGCCCCAGCATGCCTGGATGATCGGCAACAGCCCGAAGTCCGACATCATGCCTGCGCGTGCCGCCGGTTTCGGAGCCGTGTTCGTGCCACACCCGGGCACCTGGGCCCTCGAACTCACCGACCTGCCCGAAACGCACGATCCCGGCATCCGGCAGGTCGAGCGGTTCGGGGAGCTCAGGGACATGTTCTGA
- a CDS encoding DUF4159 domain-containing protein — protein sequence MAAGAGAVLVTAGAPFVRAQPRASEFVFARLRYASGDWDYNPKVAANVLNTLVEYTTIPVYRDEVIIPADAADLPAFPFLFMTGHLLVRFSDRERRGLRTYVEQGGLLFSDDCNHDVDGLYARSFEQEMRATFGKAGTMPKLPATHPLYRCFFTFDTPPTTAHELNGWGDDLVHDYLRGVEHDGRLGVLYSNKDYGCEWDYDWKNKRFRREDNTKLAVNIAVYAMTS from the coding sequence ATGGCCGCGGGCGCCGGGGCCGTCCTGGTCACGGCCGGCGCCCCCTTCGTCCGGGCCCAGCCCCGTGCCTCGGAGTTCGTGTTCGCACGGCTGCGGTATGCCTCGGGCGACTGGGACTACAACCCGAAAGTGGCGGCCAACGTCCTCAACACCCTGGTCGAGTACACCACCATCCCCGTCTACCGGGATGAAGTGATCATTCCGGCCGATGCTGCCGATTTGCCGGCCTTTCCGTTCCTGTTCATGACCGGACACCTGCTGGTGCGCTTCAGCGATCGGGAGCGCCGCGGCCTCCGGACGTACGTGGAGCAGGGCGGCCTGCTCTTCTCCGACGATTGCAACCACGACGTCGACGGGCTGTACGCGCGCAGCTTCGAGCAGGAGATGCGGGCGACGTTTGGCAAGGCCGGTACGATGCCGAAACTGCCGGCGACGCACCCCCTCTACCGCTGCTTCTTCACGTTCGACACCCCGCCGACCACGGCGCACGAGCTGAACGGCTGGGGCGACGACCTCGTGCACGATTACCTGCGCGGCGTCGAGCACGACGGCCGGCTCGGGGTGCTCTACAGCAACAAGGACTACGGCTGCGAATGGGACTACGACTGGAAGAACAAGCGATTCCGCCGGGAGGACAACACGAAGCTCGCCGTCAACATCGCCGTGTACGCCATGACGTCGTGA
- a CDS encoding RNA polymerase sigma factor, which produces MAAIRPPGSAAVGAPVDVDLAAAVKAHLAADEGVAARELYGELVRRHQRKATRIALYYLRESAEADEAVQDAFVKAYTHLRDFEYGRSFEVWFTRILVNSCLDRVKARGRRARWMIAADDLGDASPLERVAVPRDSTPEALALRRERGERLMGAIERLPERQRTVVLLSQIEGATTREVSEVTGLRETTIRVHLFRALRRLRLLLADDPAFGRAPARD; this is translated from the coding sequence ATGGCAGCCATAAGGCCTCCCGGTTCGGCTGCCGTCGGCGCGCCGGTCGACGTCGACCTCGCTGCCGCCGTCAAGGCGCACCTCGCCGCCGACGAGGGCGTCGCTGCGCGCGAGTTGTACGGGGAACTGGTCCGCCGGCACCAGCGCAAGGCCACGCGCATCGCCCTGTACTACCTGCGCGAGTCTGCGGAAGCCGACGAGGCCGTGCAGGACGCGTTCGTGAAGGCGTACACGCACCTGCGCGACTTCGAGTACGGCCGATCGTTCGAGGTGTGGTTCACGCGGATCCTGGTCAACAGCTGCCTCGATCGCGTCAAGGCACGGGGCCGCCGGGCGCGCTGGATGATCGCCGCCGACGACCTCGGGGACGCCAGCCCGCTGGAGCGGGTGGCAGTGCCGCGTGACTCGACGCCGGAGGCCCTGGCGCTGCGCCGCGAGCGCGGAGAGAGGCTGATGGGCGCCATCGAGCGGTTGCCCGAGCGGCAGCGCACCGTGGTGCTGCTGAGCCAGATCGAGGGCGCCACGACGCGGGAAGTGAGTGAAGTGACAGGCTTGCGTGAGACCACGATCCGGGTGCACCTGTTCCGTGCACTCCGGCGCCTGCGGCTCCTGCTCGCCGACGACCCGGCGTTCGGCCGCGCGCCGGCCCGGGACTGA
- a CDS encoding 4-hydroxy-3-methylbut-2-enyl diphosphate reductase yields the protein MQPLIFRKGLDLKDAVKGELARDYHSDVVERIRTSDFRYDQGRLTIHLAREFGFCYGVDRAVDYAYQARKRFADQRVFLTGEIIHNPHVNEKLRTAGIRFLSDPGEPSPGLGAGDVVIIPAFGVTVHELARLQGLGCTLVDTTCGSVLNVWKNVNRYAREGFTAVIHGKVKHEETQATASQALKTSGGRYLVVLDRVEAGHVCQYIRGGGEREAFMARFGKAVSAGFDPDRDLAHIGVANQTTMLMSESLEIADMLRQAMVDRYGEDALAERYRAFDTICSATQERQDAVISLLDDEAVDLMLVVGGYNSSNTCNLARICANRVPTYHIADVDRLVSPECIRHRPVPPSDQPLAKLPETETRGWLPLGGAVRVGLTAGASTPNNIIGMVVERLTGFTAEPSVSDAAR from the coding sequence GTGCAACCACTCATCTTCCGCAAAGGGCTCGACCTGAAGGACGCCGTCAAGGGCGAGCTGGCGCGCGATTACCACAGCGACGTCGTCGAGCGGATCCGAACCAGCGACTTCCGGTACGACCAGGGCCGGCTGACTATCCACCTGGCGCGGGAGTTCGGCTTCTGCTATGGCGTCGACCGCGCGGTCGATTACGCCTACCAGGCCCGGAAGCGGTTCGCCGATCAGCGGGTGTTCCTGACCGGCGAGATCATCCACAACCCCCACGTCAACGAGAAGTTGCGGACAGCGGGCATCCGGTTCCTGAGCGATCCCGGCGAGCCGTCTCCCGGTCTGGGCGCGGGCGACGTGGTGATCATCCCGGCCTTCGGCGTGACGGTGCATGAACTGGCGCGTCTGCAGGGGCTTGGCTGCACGCTCGTCGACACGACGTGCGGCTCGGTCCTGAACGTGTGGAAGAACGTCAACCGCTATGCCCGTGAGGGCTTCACCGCCGTGATCCACGGCAAGGTCAAGCACGAGGAAACGCAGGCGACGGCCAGCCAGGCCCTGAAGACGTCCGGCGGACGCTATCTCGTCGTCCTCGACCGCGTGGAAGCCGGTCACGTCTGCCAGTACATCCGTGGCGGTGGCGAGCGCGAGGCGTTCATGGCCCGGTTCGGCAAGGCCGTCTCGGCCGGCTTCGACCCGGACCGCGACCTCGCCCACATCGGCGTGGCCAACCAGACGACGATGCTGATGTCGGAGTCGCTCGAAATCGCCGACATGCTGCGCCAGGCGATGGTGGACCGCTACGGCGAGGACGCGCTGGCCGAGCGGTACAGGGCGTTTGACACCATCTGCAGCGCGACACAGGAGCGCCAGGACGCCGTCATCAGCCTCCTCGACGATGAGGCGGTCGACCTCATGCTGGTCGTCGGCGGGTACAACAGCAGCAATACGTGCAATCTCGCCCGTATCTGCGCTAATCGCGTGCCGACGTACCACATCGCGGATGTGGACCGTCTCGTCTCGCCCGAGTGCATCCGCCACCGGCCCGTGCCGCCGTCCGACCAGCCGCTGGCGAAGTTGCCGGAAACGGAGACGCGCGGCTGGCTACCGTTGGGTGGTGCCGTACGCGTGGGCCTGACGGCCGGGGCGTCGACGCCCAACAACATCATCGGGATGGTGGTCGAGCGCCTGACGGGCTTCACCGCCGAACCGTCCGTATCCGACGCCGCGCGGTAA
- a CDS encoding Spy/CpxP family protein refolding chaperone: MNKLATGAACLLALAVGLGPSIAGATEGQKPSKWWQSPICKSRVGLTAAQTAEIERIFQSVRDELRAEKAELEKQEAALSRLLSESNDNEAVVVRTVDRVEAARSALAKTRTLMLYRMHRLLSPEQRARLDAFEREQAKLMESPQPPGQTRPRE, translated from the coding sequence ATGAACAAGTTGGCAACAGGAGCCGCGTGTCTCCTGGCCCTCGCCGTTGGCCTGGGCCCGAGCATCGCAGGAGCCACCGAGGGGCAGAAGCCCTCCAAATGGTGGCAAAGCCCGATCTGCAAGTCCCGGGTCGGCTTGACGGCCGCCCAGACCGCCGAGATCGAGCGGATTTTCCAGTCGGTCCGCGACGAGTTGCGGGCCGAGAAGGCCGAACTCGAGAAGCAGGAAGCGGCGCTCTCGCGGCTGCTGTCCGAGTCCAATGACAACGAAGCCGTCGTGGTGCGAACGGTCGACCGCGTCGAGGCTGCCCGCAGTGCGCTGGCCAAGACCCGCACGCTGATGCTCTACCGCATGCACCGGCTCCTCTCGCCGGAGCAGCGCGCCCGCCTCGATGCGTTCGAGCGGGAGCAAGCCAAGTTGATGGAATCGCCGCAACCACCGGGCCAGACCCGGCCGCGCGAGTGA
- a CDS encoding TolC family protein, which yields MRLTVYLAGVVVAASAGLMPATALAQSRSTDVSDARVAELLRLVAGKAGQQPTVPGGAPPAGNVSDVPLKIEEAVAMALEKNLDIAVERLNPSSFDFSLEALRATFNPTATSTVGYNSTYQLPTSQLVGGARVKNDQATWNFGLQQLLPWWGGSYQVQFNNRRNDNNNAFVTFNPQYNTLLSAALVQPLLRGRATDSTRTALIITQINRELSDVQVRTTVIETLADVRNAYWDLVFAQEVVNVAARSLQLAEKLVDDNQVRVEVGTLAPIDVVQAQAEAATRRQTLAALEAQAQTAELALKRLIVSGTADPMWGARLKPVDRPTLTERAAPLEEALRSALNNRTDLIERKRNLEITDANLALLKNQTGMSANLVANYGGQGIGGTRIIRDGTGGPITGEIPGGYTDALDLMWRREYPTWTVQVQFAYPIGPNPQSAQLARARIGLEQSLTQIRSLELQIAAEVTNARLQVDANLKRIESARVARELSQRRLEAEQSKFDVGLSTNYFVVQAQRDLLDSENTLLRAALDYQQSLVNFERAQITSGNTGVTITNTLGAGTATSVGGGGTGNNNNAAGTSTGTTTGIPGTGGQ from the coding sequence GTGAGATTGACTGTGTACCTGGCGGGGGTCGTGGTAGCCGCGAGTGCGGGCCTGATGCCCGCGACGGCGCTGGCGCAATCGCGCAGCACCGATGTCTCGGATGCGCGGGTCGCCGAGTTGCTGCGGCTCGTGGCTGGCAAGGCAGGGCAGCAACCGACGGTTCCGGGCGGCGCCCCGCCGGCGGGTAATGTCTCTGATGTGCCGCTGAAGATCGAGGAAGCCGTCGCGATGGCCCTCGAGAAGAACCTGGACATCGCGGTCGAGCGGCTCAACCCCTCGTCCTTCGATTTCAGCCTCGAGGCGCTGCGCGCCACCTTCAACCCGACGGCGACCTCGACGGTGGGCTACAACAGCACCTACCAGCTGCCGACCAGTCAGCTGGTGGGCGGCGCCCGCGTCAAGAACGACCAGGCGACCTGGAACTTCGGCCTGCAGCAGTTGCTGCCCTGGTGGGGTGGGTCCTACCAGGTGCAGTTCAACAACCGCCGCAACGACAACAACAACGCGTTTGTCACCTTCAACCCACAGTACAACACCCTGCTCAGCGCCGCGCTCGTGCAGCCGCTGCTGCGCGGCCGCGCGACCGACAGCACCCGCACGGCGCTGATCATCACGCAGATCAACCGCGAACTCTCCGACGTGCAGGTCCGGACGACGGTCATCGAGACGCTGGCCGACGTGCGCAACGCCTACTGGGACCTGGTCTTCGCCCAGGAAGTGGTCAACGTCGCGGCGCGCTCGTTGCAACTGGCCGAGAAGCTGGTCGACGACAACCAGGTGCGCGTCGAAGTGGGCACGCTGGCGCCGATTGACGTCGTCCAGGCCCAGGCCGAGGCGGCGACCCGCCGGCAGACCCTCGCCGCGCTCGAGGCGCAGGCCCAGACGGCTGAACTCGCGCTCAAGCGCCTGATCGTGTCCGGCACCGCCGACCCGATGTGGGGCGCGCGCCTGAAGCCGGTGGATCGCCCCACGCTCACCGAGCGGGCCGCGCCGCTCGAAGAAGCGCTGCGCAGCGCGCTCAACAACCGCACCGACCTCATCGAGCGGAAGCGCAACCTCGAGATTACCGATGCGAACCTGGCGCTGCTGAAGAACCAGACCGGCATGTCGGCCAACCTCGTCGCCAACTACGGCGGCCAGGGCATCGGCGGTACGCGCATCATCCGGGACGGGACCGGCGGCCCGATCACCGGGGAGATTCCGGGTGGCTACACCGACGCGCTGGACCTGATGTGGCGCCGTGAGTACCCGACCTGGACCGTCCAGGTCCAGTTTGCCTACCCGATCGGCCCGAACCCGCAGTCGGCGCAGCTGGCACGCGCCAGGATCGGCCTCGAGCAGAGCCTGACGCAGATTCGCAGCCTCGAACTGCAGATCGCCGCCGAGGTGACCAACGCACGCCTGCAGGTGGACGCCAACCTGAAGCGCATCGAATCCGCGCGGGTGGCACGCGAGCTGTCGCAGCGCCGCCTCGAGGCCGAGCAGAGCAAGTTCGACGTCGGCCTCTCGACGAACTACTTCGTGGTGCAGGCCCAGCGCGACCTGCTCGACTCCGAGAACACGTTGCTGCGCGCGGCGCTCGACTACCAGCAGTCGCTCGTCAACTTCGAGCGCGCGCAGATCACGTCGGGCAATACCGGGGTCACCATCACGAACACGCTGGGCGCCGGGACGGCGACCAGCGTCGGCGGTGGCGGCACGGGCAACAACAACAACGCCGCGGGTACGAGCACTGGCACCACCACCGGCATTCCCGGCACGGGAGGTCAGTGA
- a CDS encoding efflux RND transporter periplasmic adaptor subunit: MRKWVVGLALVVAAGAAYAVFGSKDEAAQASGAGGAKGGPAGAFAQPPMTVQLAKVTRASLQAYVEVVGSLVGAQTVDIVPRAQGRLQSIGVRIGDSVSRGQVLAKVEDEELLEQLRQSDASYEVARATIRQREADLSFARTNLARNKSLFERSLLPRQSLDDAEARHQASQAQLDLAQAQLQQASSRREELRINLANTTVNSPVNGFVAKRFVDPGAFVTQNVMLLSVVDISIVRLVVNLVERDLRKVSVGAGAAVSVDAYPGETFSGRVARVAPVLDPATRTAEMEIEVPNPSGRLKPGMYARVRLISANKENALVVPKSAMVDAQGRRGVYMVQKGQAVFRAVTLGLEEPDRIEVTDGLKEGDEVVTTGASALRDGAKVLLAGPASPGATSGGAPKADPAAQARGTAAPR; the protein is encoded by the coding sequence ATGCGCAAGTGGGTAGTCGGACTCGCGCTCGTCGTCGCGGCGGGCGCCGCGTACGCCGTGTTCGGCAGCAAGGACGAAGCCGCGCAAGCCAGCGGGGCCGGCGGGGCCAAGGGTGGCCCAGCGGGGGCGTTCGCGCAGCCGCCGATGACCGTGCAACTCGCGAAGGTCACGCGCGCGTCGCTGCAGGCCTACGTCGAAGTGGTCGGCAGCCTCGTTGGCGCGCAGACCGTCGACATCGTGCCGCGCGCGCAGGGCCGGTTGCAGTCGATCGGCGTGCGCATCGGCGACTCGGTGAGCCGCGGCCAGGTGCTCGCCAAGGTCGAGGATGAGGAACTGCTCGAGCAACTGCGGCAGTCGGATGCGTCGTACGAGGTCGCGCGCGCGACGATCCGGCAGCGTGAGGCCGACCTGTCGTTCGCCAGGACGAACCTTGCTCGCAACAAGAGCCTGTTCGAACGCAGCCTGCTCCCCCGCCAGTCGCTCGACGACGCCGAGGCCCGCCACCAGGCGTCGCAGGCGCAGCTCGATCTTGCACAAGCGCAGTTGCAGCAGGCGTCGTCGCGCCGCGAGGAACTGCGCATCAATCTCGCCAACACCACCGTCAACTCGCCAGTGAATGGCTTCGTGGCCAAGCGCTTCGTGGACCCGGGCGCGTTCGTCACGCAGAACGTCATGCTGCTCTCCGTCGTCGACATCTCGATCGTCCGCCTGGTGGTGAACCTCGTCGAACGTGATCTCCGCAAGGTGAGCGTGGGCGCCGGTGCCGCGGTGAGCGTCGACGCCTATCCCGGCGAGACCTTCTCCGGTCGCGTGGCTCGCGTGGCGCCCGTCCTCGATCCAGCCACCCGGACCGCCGAGATGGAAATCGAGGTTCCCAACCCGTCGGGCCGGCTCAAGCCGGGCATGTACGCCCGGGTGCGCCTGATCAGTGCCAACAAGGAGAACGCGCTGGTCGTACCCAAGTCGGCAATGGTCGACGCGCAGGGCCGCCGTGGCGTGTACATGGTGCAGAAGGGGCAGGCCGTGTTCCGCGCCGTGACTCTCGGGCTCGAGGAACCGGACCGGATCGAGGTCACCGACGGGCTGAAGGAAGGCGACGAAGTGGTCACGACGGGCGCGTCGGCACTGCGCGACGGCGCGAAGGTGCTCCTCGCCGGCCCGGCCAGTCCCGGAGCGACATCAGGCGGCGCACCGAAGGCCGATCCGGCGGCGCAGGCGCGTGGCACGGCCGCACCTCGCTGA